The genomic segment ATTCACCAATTACCAGTTCGGGATCACCGCCCCGGTCGTGACCACCGACGCGGACCTCGTCTTCGCGAACGCATCGGGTCGCGTGCTCGCCATCCACTCCAACGCGCGGCTCGAAACCGACAACGTCCGGTTCCCGCGCTCGTTTTCGGATTACCAGGCCGGCGGTGGGTTCGTTCACCAGTTCGGCGACGGGTGGAGCTGGGGCGCGGCGCTCAACCTCGGCTCCGCCAGCGACCGCCCGTTCAACGGTCTGGCCGAGATGACGCTCTCGGCTCTTGCCTTCGTGCGGAAGCCGGACGGCGACCAGAACGGCTGGCTGTTCTATGTCGTGAGTGCATCGAACGGGCAGTTGGGGCGCAACATCCCGGTGCCCGGCGTGGCCTACGAGTACCACAATTACCGGCTGACGGCGGTCCTCGGGTTCCCGTTCGTGACGATCGATTACCGGCCGACCGATAGCCTCCAGGTCGAGTTCAACTACGCGGCGATAACGGACGTGTTGTTCCGAACGAGCTACCACTTCACCGACCACGCACGCGTGTTCGCGGCGTACGAGTGGACCAACGTGGCGTGGTTCCGCGACGACCGACCGAACAAGAAGGACCAGACGTTTCTGTATCAACAACAGGTCGAAGGCGGGTTTGGCTGGCAGGCCAACCAGCGCGTGGACTTCCGGTTGACCGGCGGGTACGCGTTCAACCGGTTCTTCGTCGAGAACCCGGGGCTCGGCTTTCACGGCCGCAACCGGACGGACATCGCCCCCGGTCCGTTCCTCGCCGGGCAACTCGAGTTCAAGTATTGATGGCGCAATTGTCCGTCGCGGCCAACCGACCGGGCTCGATCACTCGCGGTGAGTCGGGGCGCGGAATGGGTCTCGTCACCTTCAGGAGCCCGGGCCCGACCTCAGGGCCTGTGGATGCATTAAAGCGTCACGCACATCGAATGCCTGGTCGTTTGCGGAAAATTTTGCTATATTTATTCGTAGTTTTTTTGATAAGATCGGCCGTGCGGGCGAAGTCCGGCGCACCGGCGCCCATCGGCCGAACCGGGGCCTGAAACGGGCGCCGGGCGCATCAGCGGGCCTTGTGGCACGCGCAGTTGCCCCACCGGTACAGTCGGAGGCGGTGGAGGAGCGCCTTCAGTTCCGCCCACCCGCCGTTGACGAGCACTTCGAGCGGGGTGAGCCCGAACACCGCCAAACTGATCGACGGCTCCAGCGCGACGACGGCGTGCCACGTCCCCTTCGGAATGAACAGCGCGTCCCCGGCCTCGACGCGGGCGTACTGACCGCGCACCTTCTCGAACTCGGCCCGCTCCCGCCCCTGCTCGGCCAGCCGGGTAATGTCGATCGCACTCAGCGTCGCGCCCCAGTCGAACTTCCGGCTCGGGCACATGTGCCGCGACTGCTCCGGCGTGACCAGCAGGACCTCCTTCGTGCCGCGGACCTGGCAGAACCAGTTGCTCGGGAAGTCGTAGTGCAATCCGGTCACCGTGTGCGCCGGTCCCACGAACACGTACTGCCACGTCAGCCGGAGCCCCGGCCACAACTGGCGGACGGCAAAGTCGCGGGTCAGTTCCGGAAACTCGCGGAGGATCTCCCACTGCGACAGGTACACCCGGTCGGGCACGAAGCTTTGCAGATAGGACCAGTCGAGCCGGAACCGGTCGCCGGGACGGAGGCCGGCGCGCCGGCGGTCCGAGAGCAGCCCCGCGTCGGGGCTGCGCGGGGCCGTTGTCGCGGTGCGGGCCAGGTCGCGGAGGTACGGCCCGACGGGGGCATCGAACTGTTCCCGCGTGGCCCCCTGTTCCACCACACCGGTGATGAACCGGGCCACGGCCTCCGAGCCGTCCGGCTTGCGGAGCGCGGCGAGTCGCTCGAAGGACCACCGCTCCCACGCCGGCCACATCCGCACCGCGCCCTTGACCAGCAGCGGGCGGGTGCGCCGCCCGAACCCGCCGGCCGGGAGGTCTTCGGCCGCGACCTGATCCACGAACTCGAACTCGGGTCCCCGCACGGCCGGCGCGGCGGCACGGGGAGCCGGGGAGGCAAGGGTACTCATCCGATCGCTCCGAGTGCGGGCCGCGGGTCAGTCGGCCCGGGGCAGGTAGATCGAGAGGAGGGCGACGCCGGCGACGACCAGTCCCAGGCCGAGCCAGGCCCCGGGCGGCAGGCGGTCGCCGAACGCCCAGTACCCGACCAGGGCCGTCACCGCGGTGCCCAGGCCGGACCAGACCGCGTACACGGGGCCGACCGGCAGGGACTTGAGGACCAGCGACAGGAGGAACAGCGACGCGACGTAGCCGACCAGCATTCCGACCGTGGGCCAGACCCGCGTCATCCCGTCGGACACCTTGAGGAGCCCGGTCGCGAGCGTTTCGCACGCGATGGCGACGAACAGGAGCAGGCTGTGCCAGACCATCGCGAGGCCCCTGAGAGACGCGCCACCACGGGCGCCCAAGCGACCCCTCTTACGCCTTCCGGAACGTCTTGCCAAGACCAGTTCGATGGGCGCATCGGAGCCCGGGTCCAAGGCCGGGGAGTGACTCCCTCGAGTGTTCGAACGGGCCACCGGCCGCACTACCCCGTCGCGCGCGCGAGCCGGGCCAGGGCGCCCCGAACCGCACCGGCGCTGTCCGGGCGGTGATCGGGGTTGTGGTCCAGGCACCGGTGGATGAGGTCGCACAGCCCCTGTGGGGCGTCTGGGGCCAGTGTTGCGACCGGCTTGATGCGCGCGGCGTGTGCCCGCGGGGTGAGCGGGATGCCCAGAACCATGGGCGCGAGGGCGGACCGGGTGACGACGTGGTACATCGTCGCGCCGAGGTTGTAGATGTCGGTGCGCGCGGTGACGATCCGGGTCGCGGCGGTCTCCGGGGCCATGTACTGGGGCGTGCCTTGAACGCGGGCCGAGCGCTCGCCCGCCACCCGCGCCAGCCCGTAGTCGATCACCTTGACCCCGGCCGCGCGGTCGTAAACGAGGTTGTCCGGCTTCAGGTCGGCGTGGAACACGCCGCGGGAGTGCATGTGCGCGAGCGCGGCGGCGGTCCGCTCGAACACGCGGAGCGCCTGCCCGAGCGGCAGCGCCGGGAGCCGGGAGAGGGCCTGACCGGGGACCAGTTCCGTGAGCAGCCGGGCCGTGCGCGGCCGGAACAGCCAGTCCCGACGGAGCTCGAAGGCGAGGACCTTGGTCAAGTTGGGGTGGTCCAGCATGGAGCCGATGCGGTACTCGTTCCGGAGCTGTTCGGTGTAGCGCCGGTCCGCGCGGCGGTCACAGGAGACCACTTTCAGCGCGTACTCGGCACCGTCGGCCCAGCGCCGGACGTGAAACACCCGGCTCCCGGCCCCGCTGCCGAGTTCGGAGAGAACGGTCAGTTCTCCGATGCCAAAGTGACTCATGGGGGGGCGATCGTGCGGGCGCCGGACGGTCTCGGCTTCGCCGGGATCCCGTCACAACCGCTCGCGCTGTCGGGACAGCAACCGGACCACATCGGTGAGCAGTTCTTCGCCGGCGGCAATCAGCGCGCGGACGTGGCCCTGGCTCATCTTACACTCGCGCGCGACGTCTTTCAGGCCCGCGGGCGGGCGGCCGTCCAGTCCGTTCGTCCGCACCAGCACCCGCCGCACATCGGACGGGAGCTGCTCCAGCAGTGATTCCAACAGCGCCGCCGGGTTCCGGGCCGACAAGCCGGGAGCGACCCGGGCCAGGAACAGGTTGGTCGCAACGGAATCGTCCGGCGGCCGCGGACCCCGCCGGGGCCGGCGCCGCCCCCGGGGGCTCGTGGGCCGGCGCCCACTCTCCGCACCACGCGCGGGCCGCGGTCACGGGCCAGGCAGACGACGTTTCCGGCGGTGCGGCGTGCCCATTTGCGCCAACGAGTTGGGGCGCGACGACGAGACTCGGGGCCCGGCGGTGGCACTCCGACGAGTCACGCAGCCAGTACCGGCACGTCTCGCAGCGCTCCTGGTGGTCTTCAGTGGGCGTCATCGGTCTCGCACTCGTCGGAATCGAAAATTT from the Frigoriglobus tundricola genome contains:
- a CDS encoding DMT family transporter; its protein translation is MVWHSLLLFVAIACETLATGLLKVSDGMTRVWPTVGMLVGYVASLFLLSLVLKSLPVGPVYAVWSGLGTAVTALVGYWAFGDRLPPGAWLGLGLVVAGVALLSIYLPRAD
- a CDS encoding serine/threonine-protein kinase, which gives rise to MSHFGIGELTVLSELGSGAGSRVFHVRRWADGAEYALKVVSCDRRADRRYTEQLRNEYRIGSMLDHPNLTKVLAFELRRDWLFRPRTARLLTELVPGQALSRLPALPLGQALRVFERTAAALAHMHSRGVFHADLKPDNLVYDRAAGVKVIDYGLARVAGERSARVQGTPQYMAPETAATRIVTARTDIYNLGATMYHVVTRSALAPMVLGIPLTPRAHAARIKPVATLAPDAPQGLCDLIHRCLDHNPDHRPDSAGAVRGALARLARATG
- a CDS encoding cupin-like domain-containing protein codes for the protein MSTLASPAPRAAAPAVRGPEFEFVDQVAAEDLPAGGFGRRTRPLLVKGAVRMWPAWERWSFERLAALRKPDGSEAVARFITGVVEQGATREQFDAPVGPYLRDLARTATTAPRSPDAGLLSDRRRAGLRPGDRFRLDWSYLQSFVPDRVYLSQWEILREFPELTRDFAVRQLWPGLRLTWQYVFVGPAHTVTGLHYDFPSNWFCQVRGTKEVLLVTPEQSRHMCPSRKFDWGATLSAIDITRLAEQGRERAEFEKVRGQYARVEAGDALFIPKGTWHAVVALEPSISLAVFGLTPLEVLVNGGWAELKALLHRLRLYRWGNCACHKAR